In Methylotenera versatilis 79, the DNA window CTTTTTTTGGCTTTGGCCGCTGCATTTTGCCTGGCGATAAAGATTATCAAACAGGTTCGCGCAGCGGCAAAGGTTTTGGTAACTAATTTTCGTTAATAGTTAACGGTTTATTTAGGCCAGTATTTACTAAAATGACACTGCAGGTTTACGCATTGTCACAAACTCTTCAGCCGCAGTCGGGTGTATGCCGATAGTGCTATCGAATACTGCTTTTGTTGCACCTGCACGAATCGCTACAGAAAAACCTTGAATAATCTCACCTGCATCTGGCCCTACCATATGCATACCAACGACTTTATCTGTACTGCGCACCACTACCATTTTCATGAGTGTGCGCTCGCTGCTACCTGATAATGTATTTTTCATTGGCTTAAAATCAGCTTTGTAAATATCAATATCCGCTGGATATTTTGCCAAAGCTTGCGCCTCGGTTAGACCAACAGTACCAATACTAGGCTGGCTGAATACAGCGGTTGGAATATTATCGTAATCCACTTTTTTATCGTGTGCCGCATACAGCTTGTTCACTAAAGCCATACCTTCAGATGTCGCCACCGGTGTTAAATTCACGCGATTGGTCACATCGCCCAGTGCATAGATAGACGGCACATTGGTTTGATAGTCAGCATTCACTTTAATCGCACCCACTGCATCCAGCGTCACACCTAATGCCTCAAGTCCTATATTTTTACTATTAGGCACACGACCAGTAGCGTACATGACCAACTCAGCCGCGACGGTTTCACCATTTGTGGTGTGTACACTTAAACCTTCGCAATCCAAATTAATCTTGTCTACGCTGGTGTTAAACATAAACTTGATGCCTTTTTTGGTCATCTCTGCGATTAAGAAGTCGCGAATATCCTCATCAAAACCGCGCAATACTTTAGCACCACGCTCAAAAATCGTTACATCCACGCCCAAGCCATGCAAAATACCAGCAAATTCCACGGCAATATACCCGCCGCCAACAATCACCATTTGTTTAGGCAACACAGGTAAATTAAAAATCTCATTTGAAGTAACAATATGTTCTTTGCCTTCAACTTCTGGTACGAATGGCCAGCCACCAGTAGCGACTAAAATACGTTCTGCCGTATATGTGTTATCGCCTACTTTTACAGTATGCGCGCCTACCAATGTCGCGCGACCATTTAGCACAAACACTTGGCTGTCACGTAACAATTTATCGTAAACGCTTTGTAAGCGATTGATTTCTTTATCTTTACTGGCCACTAAATTTGACCAAGTAAATGCAGAGTCGCCTACTTTCCAGCCAAAACCAGCCGCCGCAGCAAAACTCTCAGAGAATTGTGATGCATACACGTACAATTTTTTAGGTACGCAACCCACATTCACACAAGTACCGCCAAAATAGCGGTCTTCTGCAATCGCGACTTTTGCGCCCAAGCCAGCTGCCATGCGTGCCGCACGTACGCCGCCAGAGCCTGCGCCTATTACAAATAGATCATAATCGTATTGAGTTGTTGGAGTGTATGTAGACAATTTATTTCTCTTTAATATGCTAATTAATATAGTCGTGCTAAGTTAATTTTAAGATTTTCTTGCTTTGATATTCAACAAAAAGTGTTTTAAACAAAAAAGGGCGATGCACATCACATCGCCCTTTTTAATGCGAATGTGCTTATTTTTTCAAATAATTCAACATCGTGTCTGCATCAGAAACTTCAAATGGATCATCACCAAAATCATCAGATTTACCAGCTTCAGCGAAAACTTGTTTCACTTCGCCGTCTACTACTAATGCTGAATAGCGCCATGAACGGTCACCGAAACCAAGGTTGTTTTTCTTCACTAACATATTCATGCCACGTGTGAAATCACCGTTACCATCTGGCAACATTTTCACGTTTTTAACGCCAAGGTTTTTACCCCATTGAAACATCACAAAGGCGTCATTCACGCTTACGCAGTAAATATCATCAACACCAGCCGCTTTAAATTCAGCAAATTTAGCTTCATAGCCTGGTAAATGTGTGCTTGAACAAGTTGGTGTAAACGCACCTGGAAGCGCAACAATCACCACTTTTTTGCCTTTAAAAATGTCGTCAGATGTTACATCTTGCCAACGGAATGGGTTCTCGCCGCCAATGCTCTCATCGCGAACACGGGTTTTAAAAGTTACGTTTGGTACTCTTGCCATGATTATTTCCTTTTCACTGATTAAAAAAATACGCTGTATAAAAACAGCCTGTCAAAACATTTATTCCGTTGCTTTTGACCTTGAACAACATCATACACAGATTACAGTTAACATTAAATTTAATTGTATTTATTTATTTGATAAATTTTACTTATCAAATAAATAATTTAAGCAACCGTAAAGATGCTTTAACGAAATGATGTTTTGATGAAATTTTAATAAAAACTCCCAACATTTTCATCTCCATTCTCTACAGGTATTCTTAAATATTCTAAACCTCAAAATCTTAAGTCTCAAAGCAATCCGCGCTCTACAAAAGACATAGTGTGATTTCCCGCCACAATAAAATGATCCAATACTTTTACATCCACCAACGCTAAAGCCTGTTTAAGTTGTTTGGTGATCAACTCATCAGCCTGACTTTGTTTCGCGATGCCATAAGGATGATTGTGCGCAAAAATAACACCCGCGGCATTATGATGCATCGCACGTTTCACTACTTCGCGCGGGTAAACGCTGGTTTCTGTCAGCGTGCCGCTAAACATCTGTTCACTGGCCTGTAAACGATTTTGTGCATCTAAAAACAATACTAAAAATACTTCTTTATTCAGATTACCTAGTTTTAACACTAAATAATCATGTACTTGTTTTGGCGATTCGAACACATCTTTTTGTTGCAACTGCTCGGTTAATGCGCGGCGGCTCATTTCAAATATCGCTTGTAATTGCACATATTTACTAGCGCCAATGCCATGCACTTGGCTTAATTCAGATTCACTTGCACTGAATATTCCATTCAAACTGCCAAATTGCGTAAGCAAATCGCGCGCTAAATCCACCGCACTTTTGCCCACTACTCCTACACGTAAAAAAATCGCCAGTAACTCAGCATCTGACAACGCTTCTGCGCCCAGTTCAACCAATTTTTCACGCGGCCGTTCTGCCGCAGGCCAATCTCTTATTGCCATATAGAGCCTATCATTATTATTCTCCCGATGATTTTTATTGCGTTATTTATTGTGATGACTTTTACTTTGCAGGTCTTAACCATCCTATTTCTTGCGCAGTTTTATGTCCAATCACTGTCTGCGCAAGGCTTGCTGAAATTTCAGCGCGCGACTCACTTAACGGTATTCGCCCGCCCATTAGTTCGGCAAAGTCTTGTGGATAAAGCGGCCGTTTATCCGGCTCTGCGAATCCATCGGGGAAAATCGGTAGTGTGGTTTGTAAATCATATTTATCGGTAGCAGTAAGCGTGTGCAACAATTCATGTGACAAAATAACTAAATTTTTCTTAGCATATTTTGCATCGCCAAACAGGTTAACTCGGCCGATACGCCCTTTATTCAGCGCAGTTGAATGGCTTAATACCGGATGAGTTTTGGGATTATGGTAAAGTAAATAAAGTTTAATATCAGGCTTAACAGACATTTTAGGGCTATTTTTCCAAGCGAAATACCTGAACTTCAAGCTCCAGATAATCGTCTCTAACAAGCTATTATTTTTTGGCGGCGCAGCTGGAATCTCATGTACTACGTCACCTAATTGCACCTCAATTGGCCGACGCAGTCCAAGATCGTAGCGCGCAGATTGTTCCGCAAAATATGCAGCGACTGGCTCAAAATCATCGCGTGTTAACGTACTGATGTAAGTGTTTACTTCCTTAGCCGTCTCGCTATCTTCAGCATCTGCGTTAATTGGATAAACCGCAACATAGAGATTATCTTTCCAATCTAAATCCGCTTTATCCAACCATATTTGCTGAATAGCTGTACCCAAAACAATCAGCAAAATAAAGATTCTAAGACTTTTCCACATAACGCTCTCGTTGTTGGTTTTTTGCCAGTTTATCAGCATTAACTTGGCAAATAGTTGCGCGCATCGCAATTGCTTAGGCTTTGATATAAAATCACAGCATGAGTGCAAATAAAAAACCAATATTACGTAAACTTGTTTTAGGCATAACAGGCGGCATCGCTGCTTATAAGGCTGCAGAGTTGGTGCGATTGTTAGTGAAATCAGACATTGATGTGCAAGTGGTAATGACGGAAGCGGCTTGCCAATTTATTACGCCAGTTACTATGCAAGCGCTATCTGGCAAACCTGTTTTTACGGGCATGTGGGATAGCAGCGTTAATAACGGCATGCCACATATTGAATTAAGTCGCGAAGCAGATGCGATTTTAATTGCACCTGCCAGTGCCGATTTTCTAGCAAAACTGGTGCATGGTCGTGCGGATGATTTATTGTCTACTTTATGTTTGGCAAGAGATTGCCCGCTTTTAGTTGCACCTGCGATGAATAAACAAATGTGGGAAAACCCCGCCACGCAACGCAATATCACCCAATTAATCACTGATGGCATCACTATTTTAGGACCTGATTCAGGCGAACAAGCGTGTGGCGAAATAGGCTTGGGCCGTATGTTAGAAGCCGAGAATCTATTAGAGGCATTAACCACATATTTCACCCCAAAATTATTTGCTGACAAACGCATATTAATTACGGCAGGCGCTACGCTTGAAATGATCGACCCTGTGCGCGCCATCACTAATTTAAGTAGTGGGAAAATGGGCTACGCTTTGGCAAAAACCGCAACAGATATGGGTGCAATTGTGACGTTAATCAGTGGCGCAACCGCAATTAACGCGCCTGAAAATGTAACGAATATTCGCGCAACCAGTGCCGATGCCATGTATCAAGCTGTTATGCAAAATATTTCTACACAGGATATTTTTATCAGCGTTGCCGCCGTTGCTGATTACACGCCAGTGGATACGCTTGCGCAAAAAATCAAGAAAACTGATTATTTAACTGAGAAACCACTGAGTTTGAATCTAAAGAAAACTAAAGATATTTTGGCAGATGTTGCCAGTTTACCAAGCCCTCCATTTTGCGTGGGTTTTGCGGCAGAAAGTGAACACTTAATTGAATACGCTAGCCAAAAACGTATTGCCAAAAAACTGCCATTGATCGTGGCGAACGAGGTGATAAGCGCATTAGGCAGCGATGATAATCAAGTGACATTAATTGATGAAAAAGGCATTCACCCATTGCCGCGCGCGCATAAAACTGAAGTTGCAAAACGCATTTTGATGCACATATCTAGTTTGTTGTAAAAAACGTCTAAAAACCCACAATCTTAATCAAAAATCATGAAAATGCTGATGCATATTATCGGCATTTGTATTTATGATGCAGCTTTACTTTTTCCTGTTAAGAATCAATTATGTCTGTACGCCACGCCTATCTTAATACTCGCCTCAAATTCAAACTTATTCCGCTAGCCATATTGTCTGCATTTAGTTATTCACCAACCAGTTTTGCGGAAGATGAGTCGAAAAAAGTCATTCAACTTGCCCCCATAGTGGTAACTGGTACACGTGTCGAACAAAACAGTTTTGATTTGCCGATTGCGATTGATGTAGTCGATCAAGAAGATATTCAAGCTGGCCAATTACAAATGACGCTATCTGAAAGTTTAATTCGCATTCCAGGCATCACTGCACAAAACCGTACACAGTCTGCGCAAGACCCACAAATCTCAAGCCGCGGTTTTGGCTCACGCTCAAGCTTTGGCGTGCGTGGCGTACGCGTTTATGTAGACGGCATTCCATTAACCATGCCAGATGGTCAAGGTCAGCCTGGCGTTGTAGATTTATCTGCAATCAAAAGTATAGAGGTCATGCGCGGGCCATTTTCTGCACTTTACGGCAATTCGTCTGGCGGTGTAATCCAACTATTTACAGAAGATGCACCTAAAACACCAGAAATCGGCGCAACCGTTATGTTTGGTAGTTACGATACAAAGCGTCAGTCATTAGAAGCTGCAGGCAAAGCAGATGGCGTAGAGTATTTACTCAACTTTTCTAACTTTGAAAGCGATGGTTATCGTGACAATAGCGAAAGTAATAAACAACAAGCCACTGCAAAATTCAAATTTAACATCAGTGACGTTACAAAAATCACCACTCTTATTAACTGGTTTGATCAAGAAGCACAAGATCCACTAGGCCTTGATAGAGCAAGAGCATTTAATAGCAACACGCGTGATTCCGTAGTACCTGCTGTAGATTTTGCTAACACCAGCGTTAAAAGAGATCACACACAAATTGGATTCAATATAGAACATGCATTTAACGAAAACAATAAGATTACTTTTACGCCTTACGTAGGCAACCGAAATAATGCACAAATTTTAACAACTACAGCAAATGCTACCACTCGCGCAACCACCAGTGCGCGCCTGAGTGAAATTGAACGAGAGTTTTATGGCATGGATGCTCGCTGGGATAACAAAGGCTCACTTGGTGCGATGCCATATAATATTAGCTTGGGTCTTACCTACGGAAAACAAACTGATGACCGTTTAGATACTAATACTCTCAGTCTTGGTAACCCTGTTAATCAGCTAAATCGTAGAGAAGAGAATATTGCTAGTAATTTTGATCAATACATTCAAGGTAAATTAGGCATTACAGACAAAATAGACATTCATGCGGGCGCACGACGCACTAAAGTAAAGCTTGAGGTTGACGATGATCTTGCCCTTAATGGAGATAATAGCGGTACTGTTGAGTATCAAAAAACGACGCCTGTCATTGGCGCTATATGGAAAGTTACCCCTACGTTTAATCTGTATACAAACTTTGGTAAAGGTTTTGAAACGCCCACTTTTGTTGAAGCCGCATTTGATAACGTAAGTAACAATGTTGCAAGCAAACCAAATTTGGCACTAAAACCATCAGAAAGTAATAATTATGAAGTGGGGGCAAAAGCCATTATTGCTGACAACACACTTGTCAATTTAGCTTTATTTAAAACCACCACAAATGATGAAATCGTTACTGCATTGACCAATGCTGGTCGCTCGTCTTTTACAAATGCCAGCAAAACAGCGCGTAAAGGCATTGAGCTATCAATCGACTCTTCATTTGCTAATGATATTGGCACTTATTTTTCTTACACTTTATTAGATGCAGAGTTTAAAGATAATTTCTCATACACAACCATCGCAAATAATGTAACCACAACTCGCACTGTTTTAGCAGGAAACAAAATTCCAGGTACTTATCGCAGCCAAATTTATGGTGAAATTAGTTGGAAATATCAGCCATTAGGCTTTAGCACCGCCATTGAAGGCCGTTACAACAGTAAAGTATATGTTAATGATTTGAATGCCGACACTGCCAACTCTTACGCGATCTTCAACGTACGTGCAGGATTTAAACAAAACTTAGAGCACTGGAGTTTTGCAGAATATATTCGTGTAGAAAACATATTTGATAAAGAATATATTGGTTCTGTAAGAGTAAATGATGGCAACAATCTATTCTTTGAACCAGCGGCAGATAGAAACTATTTATTAGGGCTAAGTGCCAGCTATAAATTCTAGTAGTTTAATTAAATGAGATAATGCACGAATAAAAACCAGCTTTTAGCTGGTTTTTACTTTTTAAGCACTGGGTTTAATCATTAATAAATGCTTATCTGAAATCACATCAGCTCAATCTGCCTCGCCTAGTGATTTTAATCATCATTTAGTGTTTAATATGACCTTTAATCATCACTTCAGATTGCCATGTCCATTTCAGTCGATTTAAAAATTTTAGATAACCGCCTGCATCATATGATGCCAAGTTACGCTACGCAAGGTTCTGCAGGGCTTGATTTGCGTGCGTGCATTGAACACACGCAAACTATTCAGCCCAATGAAACAGTGATGATTCCTACTGGCATGGCGATTCATATCGATAACACTTATTACGCCGCGTTAATTTTGCCGCGCTCTGGGCTTGGCCACAAACACGGCATTGTTTTGGGTAACTTGGTAGGGTTAATCGATTCAGATTACCAAGGTCAATTGCTAGTTTCCTGTTGGAACCGCGGTAAAGAGGCGTTTATTTTGAATCCGATGGAACGTATCGCGCAATTAGTCATTGTGCCGGTAGTGCAGGCAGAGTTTCATGTGGTGGATGAATTTACAGAAAGTGATCGCGGCGAAGGCGGCTTCGGCAGTACAGGCAAGCACTAAACGTGCGCAAATTCAGAATGTCCGAACATTAAAATACAAGTTTAAATTATTAAGTAGTTAAATAAATAAAAACAGACATTTAGCTTGAATAAATTTAGGCTTTCATACTATAATTGCGGTCTTTCTAAAAAAGCACAGCATTTAAGGCTAAATGCCTTGTTTAAAGGGTTTATTATGGCACGTGTATGTATGGTAACTGGCAAAAAGCCAATGGTGGGCAACAATGTTTCTCACGCACAAAACAAAACAAAACGTCGTTTTTTACCAAATTTACAAAATCGTAAATTTTGGGTTGAATCAGAGAATCGCTGGGTAAGTATGCGCATTACTAATGCTGCATTGCGCACAATTGATAAAAACGGTATTGATTCTGTGTTAGCCAAATTACGCGCTAACGGCGAAAAAATCTAAAAGGTAGAACAAAATGCGCGAAAAAATTAAATTAGAGTCAAGTGCTGGTACAGGTCATTTCTATACCACTACAAAAAACAAACGTACTATGCCAGAAAAAATGGAAATCAAAAAATTTGATCCAGTAGTACGTAAACATGTGATTTACAAAGAAACAAAACTTAAATAATAGAATTAATTAATGCTGAATAGCGTTAGTTAATCAATAAAAAACCCGCAAATGCGGGTTTTTTATTGTGTATCGTTTATGTATTTTTTAATACTAAGCATTTTAAATGCCGAATTACTCAACTTTAATATCTGCCGGTTTCACAAAACGAATTGCATGAAGCTTAGAGGCTTTCCAAACATCCAAATACAAAGCAGATTGCAAGCTGCTAGCGCCTTTTTCAGGATCGGCTATCCAAACGGTTAATACAAGCTCTGCACCTTGCTCGCCAAACCCTCTTATGAATGCAACGGGGGCAGGCATTTCCAACACACGTGAGTGTTTTAATGCAATCTCACGTGTTAACTGAACAGCCAATTCAATGGGAGAGTCATAGCTGATGGTAAAGTTAATCTGTACACGCCCCTTGTGCTCCATCAATGAATGATTCACCACCGCAGTAGTAATTAATGTCTCATTGGGAATAATGACATTTGTGCCATCCAGCTTGTTCAATACCATATAACGCGAACGCAAATCGTGCACGACACCATAATGCTTATCTACAGCAATCACATCACCAATTTGCATAGATTTATCTAATAAAATAATAAATCCGCTGACATAGTTACTGGCGATTTTTTGTAAGCCAAAACCCAAACCAACGCCCAGCGCACCACCAAAAACGGATAGCAAAGTAATATCTAAACCGACAGCTGATAATGCAATCAATATGGCGACAAATAACAATACAATGCGAATCAGCTTGGTTAATACCACGCGCATATTCATATTCACTTGCTCAGCGCGCATCAATTTATTTTCAAACAGACGGCTAATCCACAAAGCAATAAAAATAGTAATGACAATTGTAAATAGGCCTTGAATAATCAACAGTAAATTAACTGGATTCTTACCTATACTAAACTGGACACTTGCTAGACTATCCATGATTTGTGGTAATAGGCCGGTTAAATGTAAAGCCAACAAACCCCATATTGTCCACGCAGCAACGTTTTCTAAGGTTTTAAGCCAGGCACCCGTAAATATATAACGCATAAAATACACAATTAATCGAATGGCTGCCATTGCCAAGAAAAGCCGGTTAGCCAGTTTCAATAAACCGATATGCTGCCAATGTTCCAGTATGAGTTGCCCGACTAAAATGAGAATTAAACTGGTGAGTGGAAAAAGTACACGATTAATACTGCCTATCGCTATTTTCCAATGTAGCGGCGCATGTTCCATTACGTACTTGCGCAACATGCCATTGATTCCGTGCGCGATTGCAACGGCGGCCATAATAATCGCCAATTGCCACAGCACTACTGATGTAGATAAGTCTGCTTGTATTTCTTGCCAGATAAGGAAAATTTCGTTATTCATATTGATTGTTGATATTCGTTATTAACACTGTGTTAAGTCAGTTTATATAACAAAAAGTTTATATTAAGAAAATAGTGGCCAAGCCTAAAAAGATAAAAAAGCCGCCACTATCGGTCATCGCTGTGATTAATACGCTTGAGCCTACTGCAGGATCGCGCCCAAACCTGTTCATCACCAATGGAATCGTTACACCCATTATTGCGGCTAATAACATGTTAAGTGTCATTGCGGACATCATGACCATGCCTAATTGATAATTTCCATACAATACATATGCGATCAAACCAAGCACACTACCCCAAAATAAACCATTTAGCAGCGCAACGCCAAGTTCTTTTTTAATCAGCGACTGCATATTATGTGAAGCGATTTGCCCTAGCGCTAAACCGCGCACAATCATTGTGGTGGTTTGGTTACCAGAGTTGCCTCCTATACCTGCAACGATTGGCATTAATGCCGCCAGTGCAACTATTTTCTCAATGGAGTTTTCAAATAAGCCAATCACGCGAGAAGCAATCAAGGCGGTGATTAAATTAATAGCTAACCAAGCCCAACGGTTTTGCACGGATTTCCATACGGATGCGAAAAAGTCTTCCTCTTCGCGTAAACCTGCCATAGATAACATATCAGAATCAGATTCTTCACGAATATAATCCATCACGGCATCGACCGTAATACGGCCAACTAACTTATTATTACGGTCAACGACCGGCGCCGTCACCAAGTCGTAACGTTCAAACGCGCTGGCCGCTTCATCCGCAACATCTTCTGGATGAAACACGACCGCATCTGCAATCATCACATCCGCAACGATGTCATCTAAATCATTCACCACCAAGGTTTTAAGCGGCAGTACACCGAGCAAAATATCATGTCTATCCACAATGAAGATTTTATCGGTATGGTCAGGCAAACTAGCTAAGCGACGTAAATAGCGTAATGCGACTTCTAGAGTAATATCCTCACGAATCGTCACAATATCAAAATCCATTAATGCGCCAACCGCAGCATCAGGATAAGAAAGTGCAGACTGCAAACGTTCACGATTTTGCGAATCCAAACTATCCATCAAGTCTTGCAACACATCTTTTGGCAGATCAGGTGCTAAATCGGCCAGTTCATCTGTGTCTAATTGTTCAGCTGCAGCTAAAAGCTCATCTGAATCCATGTCTGCAATCAGACTTTGCCTGACTGAATCAGACACTTCTAATAAGATGTCACCATCACGCTCGGCTTTTACTAACTCCCAAACTTTTAAACGCTCATCCAGTGGCAACGCTTCTAAAATATAAGCAACGTCAGCCGGATGTAAGGCATCTAATTTTTTTTGTAACTCGCTGACATTTTGTTTATGGACCAGTTGTTCGACGAGATCATGTTTTGGCATATCTTGTTTATGCACAAGGCTTTCCAATAGCTTGTGTTTATCAAGCAGCGTAATCACTTGCTTCAGACTCTCGCCTAAGCTTTCTTTGGAAGTTTCTTTTATTTCATTTTTATTTGTCATGCAAAACCTTACAACCGATTACCAACATTAAACGTTATTATGATTTATTTTATCTGGCGATAGTCTTTTAATCCGATATTTAATCGAAAATTAACACTTATAATAAGCTTGAATTTGTTCACATGAAAATTTGTAGTGTTAATCAAAAAACTTTATTTATATGCTTTATTTGTATAGCACATCTCATTGCCATTTATGCGAACTAGCGCAAACGTTGCTTACAGAGCTAAATGTTGAAACAGTTAATATCGTTGAAATCGCGGATGACGATCAACTATTATTGGAGTATGGAATACGTATTCCTGTATTAAAACGCGAAGATACAAAAGCAGAATTAGACTGGCCTTTTAATTCAGCAGATATTGCATTATTTTTGCGTTAACTCATAAACGTAAATAATATGAACCGTTCGCATAACAAAAAAGCCAGCATAATGCTGGCTTTTTTGGTGTTAACTTAACCGAATTTATTCTGCAGAAACTGCTTCAGTCGTTGTATCTGGACGATCAACTAATTCTACTAAAGCCATTGGTGCATTGTCGCCATTACGGAAACCGCATTTAAGGATGCGTAAATAACCGCCATTACGTGCATTGTACCGTGGGCCAAGTTCGCCAAACAATTTACCAACGATATCACGGTCACGTAAGCGACTAAAAGCCAAACGACGGTTTGCTAAAGTTGCATCTTTACCCAATGTAATCAATGGCTCTGCATATTTACGCAACTCTTTTGCTTTTGGCAAAGTTGTTCTGATGATTTCGTGACGTAACAAAGACACTGACATGTTGCGAAACATCGCCGCACGATGGCTGCTGGTACGATTTAATTTACGATTGCTATTACCGTGACGCATAGTAATTCCTTAAGTTTCTTTAAATATTAAGCGTAAGCTTAATTACGCTTTTTCTAGACCAACTGGCGGCCAGTTTTCTAATTTCATGCCTAATGTTAAGCCTTTAGTTGCCAATACATCTTTAATTTCATTTAAAGATTTGCGACCCAAATTAGGTGCTTTTAATAGTTCATTTTCGCTACGTTGAATCAAATCACCAATGTAGAAAATATTTTCCGCTTTTAAGCAATTTGCAGAACGTACTGTTAATTCCAAATCATCTACTGGACGCAATAGAATCGGATCAACTTGTGGTGCAGATTTCACTTCAACTTCGTTAGGCGAACCTTCTAAGTTAGCAAATACTGACAACTGACCGATTAAGATACGCGCAGCATCACGAATCGCTTGTTCTGGCTCAATCACACCGTTTGTTTCAACATCCATGACTAATTTGTCTAAGTCAGTACGTTGTTCAACACGCGCACTCTCAACTTGATAGCTCACTTTATTGATTGGGCTAAAAGACGCATCAACCATGATGAAACCTAATACACGGTCTTCTTCATCATTTTTTTGACGTGCTGGAACAGGTTGATAACCACGACCCATTTCAATTTTTACTTCCAAATTCAGTTTGCCACCTTTTGTTAAGTGTGCAATCACGTGATTTGGGTTTACAATTTCCGCATCATGGCCAGTATCAAAATCGCCAGCAGTCACTACACCTTCAGTAGACTTGTTAAGCGTTAAAATAGCTTCTGATTTATTGTTTAACTTTAGTGCCACACCTTTAAGGTTTAGCAAAATATCGACTACATCTTCTTGTACGCCATCGATAGTTGAATATTCATGGACTACGCCATCAATTTTCACTTCAGTGATAGCAAAGCCAGGAATAGATGACAATAAAACACGGCGTAATGCGTTACCTAATGTAT includes these proteins:
- a CDS encoding peroxiredoxin, with the translated sequence MARVPNVTFKTRVRDESIGGENPFRWQDVTSDDIFKGKKVVIVALPGAFTPTCSSTHLPGYEAKFAEFKAAGVDDIYCVSVNDAFVMFQWGKNLGVKNVKMLPDGNGDFTRGMNMLVKKNNLGFGDRSWRYSALVVDGEVKQVFAEAGKSDDFGDDPFEVSDADTMLNYLKK
- the dut gene encoding dUTP diphosphatase gives rise to the protein MSISVDLKILDNRLHHMMPSYATQGSAGLDLRACIEHTQTIQPNETVMIPTGMAIHIDNTYYAALILPRSGLGHKHGIVLGNLVGLIDSDYQGQLLVSCWNRGKEAFILNPMERIAQLVIVPVVQAEFHVVDEFTESDRGEGGFGSTGKH
- a CDS encoding TonB-dependent receptor family protein, translating into MSVRHAYLNTRLKFKLIPLAILSAFSYSPTSFAEDESKKVIQLAPIVVTGTRVEQNSFDLPIAIDVVDQEDIQAGQLQMTLSESLIRIPGITAQNRTQSAQDPQISSRGFGSRSSFGVRGVRVYVDGIPLTMPDGQGQPGVVDLSAIKSIEVMRGPFSALYGNSSGGVIQLFTEDAPKTPEIGATVMFGSYDTKRQSLEAAGKADGVEYLLNFSNFESDGYRDNSESNKQQATAKFKFNISDVTKITTLINWFDQEAQDPLGLDRARAFNSNTRDSVVPAVDFANTSVKRDHTQIGFNIEHAFNENNKITFTPYVGNRNNAQILTTTANATTRATTSARLSEIEREFYGMDARWDNKGSLGAMPYNISLGLTYGKQTDDRLDTNTLSLGNPVNQLNRREENIASNFDQYIQGKLGITDKIDIHAGARRTKVKLEVDDDLALNGDNSGTVEYQKTTPVIGAIWKVTPTFNLYTNFGKGFETPTFVEAAFDNVSNNVASKPNLALKPSESNNYEVGAKAIIADNTLVNLALFKTTTNDEIVTALTNAGRSSFTNASKTARKGIELSIDSSFANDIGTYFSYTLLDAEFKDNFSYTTIANNVTTTRTVLAGNKIPGTYRSQIYGEISWKYQPLGFSTAIEGRYNSKVYVNDLNADTANSYAIFNVRAGFKQNLEHWSFAEYIRVENIFDKEYIGSVRVNDGNNLFFEPAADRNYLLGLSASYKF
- the rpmB gene encoding 50S ribosomal protein L28; the protein is MARVCMVTGKKPMVGNNVSHAQNKTKRRFLPNLQNRKFWVESENRWVSMRITNAALRTIDKNGIDSVLAKLRANGEKI
- the radC gene encoding RadC family protein, which translates into the protein MAIRDWPAAERPREKLVELGAEALSDAELLAIFLRVGVVGKSAVDLARDLLTQFGSLNGIFSASESELSQVHGIGASKYVQLQAIFEMSRRALTEQLQQKDVFESPKQVHDYLVLKLGNLNKEVFLVLFLDAQNRLQASEQMFSGTLTETSVYPREVVKRAMHHNAAGVIFAHNHPYGIAKQSQADELITKQLKQALALVDVKVLDHFIVAGNHTMSFVERGLL
- the coaBC gene encoding bifunctional phosphopantothenoylcysteine decarboxylase/phosphopantothenate--cysteine ligase CoaBC — protein: MSANKKPILRKLVLGITGGIAAYKAAELVRLLVKSDIDVQVVMTEAACQFITPVTMQALSGKPVFTGMWDSSVNNGMPHIELSREADAILIAPASADFLAKLVHGRADDLLSTLCLARDCPLLVAPAMNKQMWENPATQRNITQLITDGITILGPDSGEQACGEIGLGRMLEAENLLEALTTYFTPKLFADKRILITAGATLEMIDPVRAITNLSSGKMGYALAKTATDMGAIVTLISGATAINAPENVTNIRATSADAMYQAVMQNISTQDIFISVAAVADYTPVDTLAQKIKKTDYLTEKPLSLNLKKTKDILADVASLPSPPFCVGFAAESEHLIEYASQKRIAKKLPLIVANEVISALGSDDNQVTLIDEKGIHPLPRAHKTEVAKRILMHISSLL
- the gor gene encoding glutathione-disulfide reductase is translated as MSTYTPTTQYDYDLFVIGAGSGGVRAARMAAGLGAKVAIAEDRYFGGTCVNVGCVPKKLYVYASQFSESFAAAAGFGWKVGDSAFTWSNLVASKDKEINRLQSVYDKLLRDSQVFVLNGRATLVGAHTVKVGDNTYTAERILVATGGWPFVPEVEGKEHIVTSNEIFNLPVLPKQMVIVGGGYIAVEFAGILHGLGVDVTIFERGAKVLRGFDEDIRDFLIAEMTKKGIKFMFNTSVDKINLDCEGLSVHTTNGETVAAELVMYATGRVPNSKNIGLEALGVTLDAVGAIKVNADYQTNVPSIYALGDVTNRVNLTPVATSEGMALVNKLYAAHDKKVDYDNIPTAVFSQPSIGTVGLTEAQALAKYPADIDIYKADFKPMKNTLSGSSERTLMKMVVVRSTDKVVGMHMVGPDAGEIIQGFSVAIRAGATKAVFDSTIGIHPTAAEEFVTMRKPAVSF